The nucleotide sequence AATAGATAACTTTAACAGAGCAGAATTACCCCTAAGCAATACTAAACTGAGTGATGGTACAACAGTTTATTGGAATCAATCAGGCGCAGGAATCTTCACTATTTCCAACGGAATATTGCATGCTAAGATGAACGATGGCGGTTTCTATAGATTAGCAACCAATAACACAGAGAGTTTCAAATATGTTGTAATCAGAATAAAAGGTGACCAAAGAGCAGTTAATGAGAAAATTTATACAAGAATAGGCGTAGCCGAAAGAGGAGACATAGATGATAATGCTGCAAGAGGAGATAAGTCCTTTGCAGATATAAAGGGACCAGACGGAAATCCAGTTCCTAAGATCACCAGCTCATGGCAGAATATAGTAATAGACCTGGAGAAGAGCGGCTTTGCCCTTGGAGGCGGGAGCAATGCCTTCCAAATAGGATCTTGGCAGCCAATGAATCTTGACATAGACTTTATATACATGACAAATACCCTACCAAATCCAAGTACGGGGGATACTTTCCCTGTAGCAGCTGCTGCAGCGGCATTGGCATCAGCCGCAGCTTTGGTAATTCTAACAAGGAAAAAAGCACAGCAGCAATAAACAGAATAACGGTCCTCTTAAGAGTTAAGAGGGCCGTTATTTATTTACATGATTAGTAAATGGAAATATAATATAAATATGAATACTAGTAAATTTAAGCAAGAGTAAATCCTTAGTCACAGCTCAGCAGTAAGGGGGACAAGATGAGTAGATTATCTGTTTTTAAAAGAAAAAGCCTATATAATAGTTTCTTGAGAAATACCCTGTTAATTCTTATGATAGCAACAGTAATAATTACCGTGGCCTTATTTTTTTATTCTCAAAATATGATATATAAAGACTTGACCTCTTATCTTTATTCAGCCCAAAGTGAGATGTGTAAAAGTATGGATTTGATAATAAATGATGTTAATATGGCCTCTGTAAAACTGCTCTCAAGAGAAGGACTATATCAGTTGATTTATAATAGATCAATACCGGACAGTGAAAAATACAGTATTGTAAAGAAACAGCTTGTTTCAGAGATGAGCAATTATGACATTATCGGCGAAGTGGTCATTATTACTGCGGATGGTAAGGTTTACAAAATGTCCGATGATAACTATATAACCCTTCCGGACAGGGCTTTTCTGGATGGCATAGACAAGGCAAAAACCATAACCTATAGTGATGGAATTGCCAGAGGCAGTAACAACGAAACCTATATTATGATAGGGAGAAAGTTTAGGAATCTGGATACCGGAAACACTAACGGCTATCTGATAATATACTTAAAATCCAACAATCTTATGAAGATATATAATCATGTATTGATTAACAACAGCTTTTCCATGCTTGTTAACAGTAATGGTACAATTATGTCTTCAGTAGATAGTGAAAATGTAGGAAAAACCATCTTTGACTATGATTACAGTAACCTTGGTGTCAAGGGTTTGAGGCACATTGACTATAGGGGAGAAAAAATGGTGGTAGCAGGTACCTCCTTTAGCAAGCAATTGAAAACCATAGGCTTTGATTGGCATATATTGACCTACATAAAAGAAAATAGTATCCAGGTTATTACAAGACAGATCAGTTATAATGTTTGGATAATTTCTGCTATAAGTGCAGTCATCGCAATTGCCTTATCCTTTCTGACCGTAGCATATATTTCAAAGCCACTGAGAAGGCTGCAGGCTGCTATGAAGGGCTTCCGAGGAATACGGCAGAATGTTCAGGTTAGTGATAGAGTATATGATGAAATTGGTGAACTGGAAAAGGCCTATGTGGATATGGTTAACAGAATTGATGAACTGATAATCAAAAACAATGAGGAAAAGGAAAAACAAAGAGAACTGGAGCTATCAGCCCTTCAGGCTCAAATCAATCCTCATTTTTTATACAATACTCTTGATGCAATAGTATGGCTGGCTAAGATAAAGAAACAACCTGACATTGAGAAAATAACCATGGCCTTGGCAAAGTTCTTTAGACTAAGCCTTCACAAGGGAGATAAATTTATCACAGTAGGAGAAGAGATAAGTCTTGTCCAGAGTTTTGTAGTCATTGAGCAAATGAGATTTCCAAATCAGCTGGATATTACCTATAACATTGCGGAAGATATTATGGATATATATATTCTTAAGCTCATATTGCAGCCGGTAGTTGAAAATGCCTTAAAACACGGTATCAGAGAGAAGAAGGAAAACGGAAAAATTCAGATAAACGGTATGAGATATGAAGATATGATTATTTTTGAGGTAATGGATAACGGAATGGGTTTTGATCCCCATATGCTGGATGAGTATGACAATCTCGATAAGAGCAAATCCGGTGGATACGGCTTGAAAAATGTAGATGAGAGAATAAAGCTGGAATACGGAAATAAGTATGGCATAACTATATTTAGTCAGCCCAATTGTGGTACAACGGTAATAATAAAGGTGGGTATAAAAACTTTAAAGGAAATTAAAGCACA is from Clostridium thermarum and encodes:
- a CDS encoding cache domain-containing sensor histidine kinase, whose translation is MSRLSVFKRKSLYNSFLRNTLLILMIATVIITVALFFYSQNMIYKDLTSYLYSAQSEMCKSMDLIINDVNMASVKLLSREGLYQLIYNRSIPDSEKYSIVKKQLVSEMSNYDIIGEVVIITADGKVYKMSDDNYITLPDRAFLDGIDKAKTITYSDGIARGSNNETYIMIGRKFRNLDTGNTNGYLIIYLKSNNLMKIYNHVLINNSFSMLVNSNGTIMSSVDSENVGKTIFDYDYSNLGVKGLRHIDYRGEKMVVAGTSFSKQLKTIGFDWHILTYIKENSIQVITRQISYNVWIISAISAVIAIALSFLTVAYISKPLRRLQAAMKGFRGIRQNVQVSDRVYDEIGELEKAYVDMVNRIDELIIKNNEEKEKQRELELSALQAQINPHFLYNTLDAIVWLAKIKKQPDIEKITMALAKFFRLSLHKGDKFITVGEEISLVQSFVVIEQMRFPNQLDITYNIAEDIMDIYILKLILQPVVENALKHGIREKKENGKIQINGMRYEDMIIFEVMDNGMGFDPHMLDEYDNLDKSKSGGYGLKNVDERIKLEYGNKYGITIFSQPNCGTTVIIKVGIKTLKEIKAQNKTAVN